A stretch of DNA from Manihot esculenta cultivar AM560-2 chromosome 7, M.esculenta_v8, whole genome shotgun sequence:
AATAGAATCATAGAGTGAAGATTTTCTCATGTAAGTTTAATTTGCAAATTGGAGAGAAAAAGGACCAACTTACCGAAGCTTCATCATCCAGTAGATAGCGGCCCTCTCTTTGAATTCTTTGGTCATCAACTTCAATATTTGGGATGTGAGAAATGAAAGCCCAATCCGCACCCTTTCTATTTCCACATCTTTCCTTCAATTGGGGACAGTCATTGATATTCAATTCTCTTAACGAGGTGAGGGAACGCATCTCTTGAGGCAGACACTTTATTGCCGGACAAATCTCAATGGTTAGTCTTTGAAGACAAGTGAGATTCCGCAGTCCATCTGGAGGTAGAGATTCGAGCTCTTTAATGTCCCTAATCCGAAGGATCTTCAATTTAGAGAGAGGAGGAATgattgaggaagaagaagagattgaTGGTGTGAATATTTGGTGCACAAGTTGTGGGCTTGCGTACCGCAAAGATAGTGAATGATCGAGAGATGGAAACTGAGGAATGGAGGTCAAATTAGGGCAGTCCTCACAAACGAAATATGAAAGACAAGGAAATTGGAGTAGCTCAAGAGCTGTCGAATcatcctccttcttcttctgccaTCCTTTAAGCTTAGGACAACGATATAGCTCGAGAGTCTTTAGGGATGGAAAGAATGATGTTGGTTGTCCCTCAATCTCCATGTATTCTAAATCATCTACTCCCCAAATCTCTAGATATTGAAGAGAAGGGATTCGATCCATTGGTGGGAGATGCTGATATCTCTTGCAATTCCATATACAGAGATAGACAAGATTCGTGAGGGAAGAGAACCAACTTGGGAACCTCCTGCCTCCATAGTTAAGCACACGTAACTCTTTAAGATTGGGATGTGGTTGGAGATTTTGGAATGCCATTTCATCTCTATCAACATTTGAATCTTCCCAACTCTCCTCCCAACTTAATTTCAATGATTGAAGGAGTGGCTTCTCTTTCAAATTAACATTTACAATCTCATTATCCACACATCCGAGATTTCTAATTGCAAGACGTCCCCTCAAATTATTAAGCTTATTCAATTCATTTATTGTTCCAACATCCCTTGATGTAATATGCCCTTTTGCCACTACGAACAGTGACAACGTCTGAAGTGAAGGCAACTGCCCAAGCCCACTTGGCATATGAGTCAAAGAGTAACAACCTTCACAATATAAATGCCTAAGATTCACAAGCTTTTTAATATCTTTAGGCAATTCTTTGAGCTGGACACAATAAGAGACATCTAATACATGTAAATTCAGCAAATCTGTAATAGAATTTGAAAGAGCTTTAAGTCCCTGGTTATCGGCAATCtcaagatattttaaatattttagcatttttatagaattatcaactctttttattttatataaatgcaTTCTAAATacatgtaaaaattttaaatttttataaataaacagtTGATCGTAAtcatgttcctcaaacaaaatAAAGGATCGTAATTTTTTTGcgttattcaaaattttttgtGGTGCAACATTCAAATTCAATGCTATATGATGGGTTTTCTCATCAATATTTGGTGCATCCGAATTTACTAGTTGAATCCTCGTTCCACCGACTGTGATTGCGAGATCGTGTATTAAATCATGCATTTTACAGTTTTTGACATTTCCACATCTATCTCTTTTCACCTCTTGAAAAAATGATCGCCACCACAGTTTCATAAAATATTCAAGTCCAATATCTTCAAGACAATCACTCGTACTTGATGACTCAATAAACCCTTGTGCAACCCAAAGATGGATTAATGTTTTCACATCAATTACATAATCTTTTGGATATATTGCGCAATATGCAAAACAATGCTTTAAATGTGATGGGAGATGATCATAGCTTAGTTTGAGTGTTGGCATAATATCATTACCATCTTGACTTATTCTTGAGAGTTCTTTTGTTAAAAAGGGTAGCCACTCAGTTTCTGGATTTTTCGCATACAAGAGACTTGCGATAGTTTTTATTGCAAGAGGAACTCCATGACATTTCTTCAAAATCTCCTTTCCCATCTCTCTtacatttgcatgttttggctCCTGCCCCTCAAGTGCTACATGCAAAAACAAAGACCAAGACTCATCCGGAGACAACCCTTCCAAAACATGTGGTGCCATTGTGCTAGATATATCTGCCACCTTTTTAGAGCGAGTGGTTATTAATATCTTACTTCCACTAGAGCCACCCACTAATAATCTCTTTAAATTCTGCCATTTTTCTCTATTCTCATTCCACACATCATCTAGAACAAGCAGATATTTCTTCCCACTAATAATATTTTCCAGTCTAGACTTCAGTGCTTCTAACCCAAGATCTTCCGATCTATTCCCTGTTGCAGACTCTAGAATCTTTCCAACAGTCAttttcacatcaaaaggttcTGAAACACACACCCATATTCTTGGCTCAAATGAATTCTTAATCAATTCATCATTCAATATGATTTGAGCAAGAGTGGTCTTCCCTAATCCTCCAATTCCAACAATTGAGAGGACTGAAACACACTCTTCACCATTGGAAGACAATACAAGTTCTGTAATTGCCTTTTTGTCACCCTCTCTCCCAATAACCACTTCAGGTAAAGAGGACGTAGTTTGATCCCTCCATACAATACTCTCCTGATCCGTACGAAcctctaaattaaattttctgtCAGCTTCAATATCAGCTAGCCTCTCCCTAATCGCCTTAACTTTATGACCCattttaaaaccataaacaagTTGATTTGAAGACGAAAAGAAGAGACTTACCTCCTTTGTCATTCTATTTCCAGTCATCACTCGGCGCCTTAGAGCTTCTGTGGCGAAGTCATCTACCAAGTCATCAGCATCATAAACAACTTCTTCTAGCCTCTCAAGCCAGCCTTTCACTTGACGGTTAAGTTTCTGCTGCTCCTCAGCATCCAGAAGAACGTTGCGAATACTAGAAACTGTGGCCTCAAGTTTCTTAAGCTCACCTTTGAGGCCCCACCACAATCCGATCTCATGAAGGGCTCGAGAACCCAGCTTGGTAATGATATCTCCGACAACGTTAGAGAGAACTCCGTCGGCCATTTTGGGTGTTTTGGTTTGATTGTAAAAGGATGAAATGTTGCTGCTATGAAGAAGAAGACGGTGACAACAAATGactaatttaaagaaaaaaagaagtggAGGAAAAAGCATTCTTCTAAATGATTATCTTCGGTCGGTCAACTTTGGAGGGCGCTGGTTTGCTttaataaaaaggaaaatatattaacaaatttacatatagaaggaaagaaagttatttttttaaaaataattttaatttttatgagaaaaatatttttttaattaaattttatgagtgatttaaatattaaaaaatataaaatatatttttaatatagctCAGGTTAGATCGGTGTTACCAGTCGAAATGAAACTGTATTGTGATTAGTTAGAATCTGTAATAGAGGAAATGTGAGGTAGTGGTACCTATGACAGTCACTCTAACACTcaaatcaatattttaaaaaatagaaaaaatataatgaatAACTAAGAGTTTGAGTAATATTAGAAATAACATACCTTTACCTTtgtaataattttctttttatactgtaaaaagatagatataaatataatattcctGAGAATCCAGCAATGATGTGTTGGTGATTTCGCAATCATAGACGAAATAAGAATGTGCCTAGTAACAGTAACTCTATGCCAAGACTCGGCCTATCAGGGGAGGACTAGTTTTGATGATAATTCGGGTGTTAAAGTGTTTAGGTCTCCCTTTTCCGTAGCGGGACTGCATCTCCCACTTGTTAGCCTGTTTCATGGTGATAAATCATAACTTACTTTAGGTGGATGTTATgtaacatcagaggtcccccGCTGGTCTTCGACTTTTTACGTTCGAAGGTGGTCGTTTGCCTTTTCGATTTAGGACACGTGACATGATCTCGGTTGTGAGTGTTGTTTCACTTGCCTGTGGTCACCTTATCTTCTGTGTCGCATTTAAAGCCTTTTTGGCTATTTCACTGTATAAccattctttcttctttttggttCACAACAATTTCTCATGGGAGAAAGGAGTGGGGTCCTTCTTCTTCTATTCTTTAGGGTAACCAAATTTGTATGGAGAATATCATCATGGTTTACCAAATCTGTGTGAAGAATACCATCATAGTCTTCGAAGAGCAACTAAAGGTGGGACTTCTTCAAGGTGCAAGCATACTGCTTAGTTCTATGCACTGGCTGATGACTGTAATTAGCCCGACTATAATGGCTTTTCAGCGTCACGACCTCTGGGAGGTTGGATTGTGCAAGATTGATTTTGAGGGCAAGGTCAGATAGGTAGTTGGAGAGACCTCTTCTCATGGCCTTTCAGTCGGCTCCCTCCCATAGGATGGAATAGATTTTAAGGATtctgatgtaatagagactttaTTCAAGTTCTTTTTTGAATCCTTGTAatcttttgtaatgaaaatatatGTTTCGTACACTTTTGTGTGCTTCCTTTGCTACCACCAATTTTTTCCAAATGAAGGGAGCTAAAACATATCTTCTTTAACGCCCGTTTTagtcataaaataatttctagAAAAGTTATTGAAATGGGATTAATATCTAGATTTGTGGCCCAACGAACTGTCATCCTTTCGCCTTAGGGGATTTGTTAATAAGAATCTTTCACTCGATCTAGTCCTTTGTTTGATGCCTTCATCCTTTGTCTCTTCGAGGGTTGGTGCCTTTTTGGTTGTCTGGCACAAACGACTCGATTAATGGGGCCAACGCCTAAATTCATAATCTGGCGAGAGTCATCTCGTGGCTTGACTTGACGAAAACTGTCTTGTGGCCTTACTTAATAGGACCAATACCCGAATGGCTTAGCAAAAACTGTCTTGTGGCCttgcttagtgggaccaacgcctacATGGTCTAGCGAAAGCTGTCTTATGACCTGGCCTAACCTGGCAAAAATTACCTTATAGCCTtacttagtgggaccaacgcccaaATGGTCTAGTGAAAGCTGCCTTATGGCTTGGCCTGGCAAAAAtcgccttatggccttgctTAGTGGACCAACACCCGAATGACCTGACGAATACTGCCTTATGGATttgcttagtgggaccaacgtccGAATGGCCTAGCgaaaattgccttatggccttactTAGTGGGATCAATGCCCGAATGATCTAGCGAAAGCTACCTTATGGCTTGACCTAGTGAAAATTGCCTTATGGTCTTGCTTAGTAGGACCAATGCTCAAATGGCCTTGCAAAAACTACCTTATGGCTTGACCTAGCAAAAATTGCCTTATAGCCTTACTTAGGGGGACTAGTGCTTAAATAGCCGGCAAAAACTACCTCatagccttgtttagtgggaccaatgcccgaatgACATGGTGAAAACTGTCTTATGACCTTGCTTAATGGAACCAATGCCCGAAAGGCCTAGCGAAAgctgccttatggcctggcctggcgaaaattgccttatggcctgactttgtgggaccaatgcccgaatgACCTAGCAAAAACTGTCTTATAGCTTGGCTTGGCGAGAATTACCTTGTGGCCTTACTTAGTAGGACCAACGCTCGAATGGCCTGGTAAAAATTGCCGAATGGCTTGGTAAAAATTGCCTTATGGCTTGGTTTAGTCTCTCTTTGAGGGAGACAATCCCATCGTTCTTTATTACTAAAGAACACCATATGTGAAAATACCTTGTTaatttgttattgataaaactttCTCAGATTACAAATGTTCTAGGAATGGGGAATGACTTGACTATTTAACTTGGCCAACTTATATTACCCTGGGCGAATAACCTTTGAGATCCTAAATGGTCCTTTTCAATTCTCGCCCAACTTACCAGACCCAGCATTGCCACATGttatatttattcttttaagGACTAGATTCTCTACATTGAAGGCGCATGGCCTAACCTTACTGTTGAATATTCTTAACATCTTGTTTCTGTAAACTGCCATCTTGATTGCGGCCTTTTCACGTAGAAATTCTACTCGGTCCAAATTGAAATGCATTTCTTTAGGATTCCCTGATATCTCAGGGTATTTTATCCTGAAATGCATTTCTAGATGACTATATAACAAACAAAATCAACATCATCTGACATGTTTGGTGGGACCAAGCAAACAATTCCATTATCACTATGTAAAAATGATAATTGACCAAATTATTACTGTCTTTGGatcatataatatatttttttaataaattacctTTCATctctaaattatattaaaattacagtgaaatattttctaattgattaatttgaaatataaagaCTAAACTATTAATTGAGAGACTAAAAGAGTAAAAAATCTTTGAGCTATTCATATTTATATGGATAAGAAAATGTTGAACATTACTTCAGGAGAGACAGAAGAAGAGAATGAATAGAGtagggctgtgcaatcggtcggttcggttccgaaccgaaccgaaccgataaaatCGAAAAccgatttgttaaaatttataaaaccgaaaaaaccgattatgaaggtataaccgaaccgaatcgaaccgataaaaatcggttcggttcggttcaaaccgaaatctgtatttttttttaattttttatttctaattttaacaaaataatttaataaatattatattaaaaaccaCGGCCACCCCACCCACTCACCCAGAAATTGCAGATGAGAAACTCGCAAACTCGCAACCCACTTCTTCACCGTCTTCATCCTTCACCATGGCCACCCCCACCCACTCACCCAGAAGTCGCAGATGAGAGACTCGCAAACTCGCAACCCAGATGAGACTTCTTCACCGTCTTCATCCTTCACCATGGCCACCCCCACCCACTCACCCAGAAGTCGCAGATGAGAGAAACTCGCAAACTCGCAACCCAAGATGAGACTTCTTCACCGTCTTCATCCTTCACCATGGCCACCCCCACCCACTCACCCAGAAGTCGCAGATGAGAGAAACTCGCAAACTCGCAACCCAGATGAGACTTCTTCACCGTCTTCATCCTTCACCATCGTCATCGTCGTCTCTGCCTTCACCATCGTCGTCCTCGTCGTCATCCGCCGACTGAACCGGTGGCCCTCTAGAGGATTGTAAGACCTGAACCTCGTCGTCTTCGTCGTCCTCGCCCCCCTCATCATCGTCTTCGTAGTCTTCGTCTCGTCGTCCTCATCTTTCGGGAGAATAGGGGTGGGGGAATCGGGAGATTGGAGTTTGGAGAATGTGGAAAATGGGATGGAGGGGTTCGGCGAAAGGTATGGAGGGGGTTGGGGTGCTGGgctgggttgggttgggttgggctgggttcggtttttcggtttgatcggttatttaacacgtttaaaccgaaccgaaccgaaaatcgaataattttaaatatactaaccgaaccaaaccgttcatcccgattaaccgaaccgaaaaaccaaaattaatcggttcggttcggtttttcggtttaaaccgaaatatgCACAGGCCTAGAATAGAGTAGCAGGAAAAATAGTATGTGTAACAGGAGGGTTCAGTTACATATAGTGAAAGCTACTGTTTTTGACCTAAGTTAGTATCTATTTCCTTCTTGTTTAATCTGTTTTGTCTCTTTTCATCTCAGTGTGATTAAGTCAGGATGATATTTCtggtttctgattaaaatcttcaaaatttgagttttgagttttatttttttaatcttatcACCCCTAACTTAATAAGTTAAAATCAAGTTTTCACCATGTTGGTTTCCAACTTGCCCATTAAGGAGTCTGATTACACATCTATTGTATAGAAGATCCAAAGCAAACTGAACACCTATTTGCACTTGATGGAGCTAAAAAGAGACTTGTTGgaagaaaatttgaataaaataagaaaagagaATGTTGTGCAAACTCTGATTTTTATTAACTACAACATTAACTTAAATACAATAGAAATAGAAATTGAAATAGCTAAAAGTAAGCAACTACATGGAACATGGCTCCATATTTAACAACTAAGCTAAAAAGCTGAAACTAATGGATGATATGTCATTGAACAAGTCAAAGTTaagaaataatagaaaaataaatgaaatttcaacAACTTAAGGATCAAGAATGAAATTGTAGCAACATCTAAGTCAACTTCTTAACTATCCTCTTTGGTTTTTCTCTTAGAAACTCAAGTTTGTTTCTTAGTAAAGGTTTGGTGAAGATGTCTGCAACATCAAGatctattttataatatttcagAATGATAGAACCCTTTTTCTACACATCTTTGAGGAAAAATAACTTAatgttaaaatgttttattttttcataaaaaacatAATTGTTGGAGATAGCTATCACAACCTGATTATCCACAAACACATTTGTGCCTTCCTTTCACTTCA
This window harbors:
- the LOC110619481 gene encoding putative disease resistance protein RGA4 gives rise to the protein MLFPPLLFFFKLVICCHRLLLHSSNISSFYNQTKTPKMADGVLSNVVGDIITKLGSRALHEIGLWWGLKGELKKLEATVSSIRNVLLDAEEQQKLNRQVKGWLERLEEVVYDADDLVDDFATEALRRRVMTGNRMTKEVSLFFSSSNQLVYGFKMGHKVKAIRERLADIEADRKFNLEVRTDQESIVWRDQTTSSLPEVVIGREGDKKAITELVLSSNGEECVSVLSIVGIGGLGKTTLAQIILNDELIKNSFEPRIWVCVSEPFDVKMTVGKILESATGNRSEDLGLEALKSRLENIISGKKYLLVLDDVWNENREKWQNLKRLLVGGSSGSKILITTRSKKVADISSTMAPHVLEGLSPDESWSLFLHVALEGQEPKHANVREMGKEILKKCHGVPLAIKTIASLLYAKNPETEWLPFLTKELSRISQDGNDIMPTLKLSYDHLPSHLKHCFAYCAIYPKDYVIDVKTLIHLWVAQGFIESSSTSDCLEDIGLEYFMKLWWRSFFQEVKRDRCGNVKNCKMHDLIHDLAITVGGTRIQLVNSDAPNIDEKTHHIALNLNVAPQKILNNAKKLRSFILFEEHDYDQLFIYKNLKFLHVFRMHLYKIKRVDNSIKMLKYLKYLEIADNQGLKALSNSITDLLNLHVLDVSYCVQLKELPKDIKKLVNLRHLYCEGCYSLTHMPSGLGQLPSLQTLSLFVVAKGHITSRDVGTINELNKLNNLRGRLAIRNLGCVDNEIVNVNLKEKPLLQSLKLSWEESWEDSNVDRDEMAFQNLQPHPNLKELRVLNYGGRRFPSWFSSLTNLVYLCIWNCKRYQHLPPMDRIPSLQYLEIWGVDDLEYMEIEGQPTSFFPSLKTLELYRCPKLKGWQKKKEDDSTALELLQFPCLSYFVCEDCPNLTSIPQFPSLDHSLSLRYASPQLVHQIFTPSISSSSSIIPPLSKLKILRIRDIKELESLPPDGLRNLTCLQRLTIEICPAIKCLPQEMRSLTSLRELNINDCPQLKERCGNRKGADWAFISHIPNIEVDDQRIQREGRYLLDDEASINEG